A genomic stretch from Canis lupus familiaris isolate Mischka breed German Shepherd chromosome 15, alternate assembly UU_Cfam_GSD_1.0, whole genome shotgun sequence includes:
- the LOC119877052 gene encoding spidroin-1-like gives MAVSGQHPGRGVATVCGGVCGRSSAGRAGGGRRFPGLTGRGLPGEGGAVRAGPGGRALRGLCPAQSHCHRWTAAPTGSPSGVAANAGLPAGSARGGGCSGVRVLGVRALRGAGAQGAGPQGCGCWGCGCSGVRALGVRVLGGAGAGVRVLGVRALRGAGRSGVRALRVRALRGAGAGGAGAQGCVCWGCGRSGVRVLGVRALRGAGAQGAGPQGCGCWGCGCSGVRALGVRVLGGAGAGVRVLGVRALRGAGAQGCGRSGCGPSGVRVLGVRALRGVRVLGVRVLGGAGAGVRVLGVRALRGAGAQGAGPQGCVCWGGGCSGVRVLGVRVLGGAGAGVRVLGVRALRGAGAQGAGPQGCGCWGCGCSGVRVLGVRALRGAGAGGSGRWGACAGGAGAQGCGRSGCGPSGVRVLVGAGVQGAGAQGAGAGGAGVGGAGARGCGRSGVRVLGVRALRVRVLRGRALRGAGAGGAGAGGAGAGGAGAQGAGAQGAGAGGAGVGVRVLGGADAQGAGAGGGCSGGGRWVRVLGGGLGRRCRWAYLRPQSLQDAEAPPGVSPGGGSPGPRSVAAAGAGRGRGEAEAEAERAPCWPGRPRASLGSRVHTACRPQLRGFQQPCGQCGSGFLARLLSPDFGVCADDLRILPGTPGAQRLKRLPSAPVVIPGEDREGPVLPQHPNGPRHPNTVLDSLPHSACKPVKVLPK, from the exons ATGGCTGTTAg CGGCCAGCACCCGGGCCGCGGCGTGGCCACCGTCTGCGGGGGAGTCTGCGGAAGGTCCTCCGCGGGGAGAGCAGGGGGCGGCAGGCGCTTCCCGGGGCTGACAGGGCGGGGCcttcccggggaggggggggcggtgcGAGCTGGACCCGGCGGACGAGCTCTCAGGGGGCTGTGCCCCGCGCAGTCCCACTGTCACCGCTGGACCGCGGCCCCCACAGGGTCTCCCTCCGGGGTGGCGGCCAACGCCGGCCTGCCTGCCGGCTCTGCGCGAGGTGGCGGGTGCTCAGGGGTGCGGGTGCTGGGGGTGCGGGCGCTCAGGGGTGCGGGCGCTCAGGGTGCGGGCCCTCAGGGGTGCGGGTGCTGGGGGTGCGGGTGCTCAGGGGTGCGGGCGCTGGGGGTGCGGGTGCTGGGGGGAGCGGGCGCTGGGGTGCGTGTGCTGGGGGTGCGGGCGCTCAGGGGTGCGGGGCGCTCAGGGGTGCGGGCGCTCAGGGTGCGGGCCCTCAGGGGTGCGGGTGCTGGGGGTGCGGGCGCTCAGGGGTGCGTGTGCTGGGGGTGCGGGCGCTCAGGGGTGCGGGTGCTGGGGGTGCGGGCGCTCAGGGGTGCGGGCGCTCAGGGTGCGGGCCCTCAGGGGTGCGGGTGCTGGGGGTGCGGGTGCTCAGGGGTGCGGGCGCTGGGGGTGCGGGTGCTGGGGGGAGCGGGCGCTGGGGTGCGTGTGCTGGGGGTGCGGGCGCTCAGGGGTGCGGGCGCTCAGGGGTGCGGGCGCTCAGGGTGCGGGCCCTCAGGGGTGCGGGTGCTGGGGGTGCGGGCGCTCAGGG GGGTGCGGGTGCTGGGGGTGCGGGTGCTGGGGGGAGCGGGCGCTGGGGTGCGTGTGCTGGGGGTGCGGGCGCTCAGGGGTGCGGGCGCTCAGGGTGCGGGCCCTCAGGGGTGCGTGTGCTGGGGGGGCGGGTGCTCAGGGGTGCGGGTGCTGGGGGTGCGGGTGCTGGGGGGAGCGGGCGCTGGGGTGCGTGTGCTGGGGGTGCGGGCGCTCAGGGGTGCGGGCGCTCAGGGTGCGGGCCCTCAGGGGTGCGGGTGCTGGGGGTGCGGGTGCTCAGGGGTGCGTGTGCTGGGGGTGCGGGCGCTCAGGGGTGCGGGTGCTGGGGGGAGTGGGCGCTGGGGTGCGTGTGCTGGGGGTGCGGGCGCTCAGGGGTGCGGGCGCTCAGGGTGCGGGCCCTCAGGGGTGCGGGTGCTGGTGGGGGCGGGTGTTCAGGGGGCGGGTGCTCAGGGGGCGGGCGCAGGGGGGGCGGGCGTAGGGGGTGCGGGTGCTCGGGGGTGCGGGCGCTCGGGGGTGCGGGTGCTGGGGGTGCGGGCGCTCCGGGTGCGGGTGCTCAGGGGGCGGGCGCTCAGGGGTGCGGGTGCTGGGGGTGCGGGTGCTGGGGGTGCGGGTGCTGGGGGTGCGGGCGCTCAGGGTGCGGGTGCTCAGGGGGCCGGTGCAGGGGGGGCGGGCGTAGGGGTGCGGGTGCTCGGGGGTGCGGACGCTcagggggcgggcgcggggggcgggtgCTCAGGGGGCGGGCGCTGGGTGCGGGTGCTGGGGGGCGGGCTCGGGCGCCGCTGCCGCTGGGCTTACCTGAGGCCGCAGAGTCTCCAGGACGCGGAGGCGCCGCCCGGCGTGTCACCCGGAGGCGGGAGCCCGGGCCCCCGGAGCGTCGCGGCCGCAGGTGCGGGGCGGGGACGCGGAGAGGCGGAGGCCGAGGCCGAGCGCGCCCCCTGCTGGCCAGGCCGCCCGCGCGCCAGCCTCGGGTCTCGGGTCCACACCGCCTGCCGCCCGCAGCTCCGGGGGTTTCAGCAACCCTGCGGGCAATGCGGTTCAGGGTTCCTGGCGCGGCTCCTCTCCCCTGATTTTGGAGTTTGTGCCGATGATTTAAGGATCCTTCCCGGGACGCCTGGGGCCCAGCGGTTAAAGCGTCTGCCGTCCGCTCCGGTCGTGATCCCGGGCGAGGACCgag AAGGCCCTGTGCTGCCGCAGCATCCAAATGGTCCACGGCATCCAAATACTGTGTTGGACTCCCTTCCCCATTCTGCATGCAAACCTGTCAAAGTGTTGCCCAAATAA